The Fulvia fulva chromosome 11, complete sequence genome segment GTACACGCCTCTCGAATCCTGCGTCCGCGAGTCTGTATCACATCAGCGTCTCATCAAATACAACTTTGATAGCTTCACATGCGTCGTGCGCTATGAAGGCGACGGGTACCTTGGAGAGTCGTCGAGCGACTCTCGAGCTGTATCGACCATGTTGCCCGACCATGATGGCATCAGTATGCAACAAGGTGGAAAAGTCATCCCTCAGAAGGCCATCTTCGACATCAAGACACGCTCACACAAGAAGAAGTCAGAAGATATCCTCGGCGGCGAACTTGACAGACTGTGGGTACGTCAGATTCCCAACTTCATCATGGCTTACCACCAACATGGCAACTTCAACGACATCGAAGTGAAAGATGTTCGTAAGCAGATTTTGCAGTGGGAGAACGACCATGTGGACGAACTTCGTGTCCTCTCGGCTCTGGTGGCGGAGATCGTGTCGTACGCCAGGCATCACCCCGATGAAGCATTCGAAGTCTGCTCGCAACAGCAAGGAGTCCTCGAGATGCGCAAACTGGATGGCAGCTTCCCACGAGTCATGCCAGAAGACCTCAAGCTCGCTTGGGGTGGTGCAGAATCAGATGGGGGTTCAGACAGCTCGGAGAGTCAAGGGGATCAGGCCGGGTCTGACGCTGAAGGCGGCGTTGATGTCGACTCGGACGTTGAAGGAGATCCTGATTACACAGCCTGTACGGAAGACTGTGGGTACTGCGGCCGATGCAAGTACTGATGGTCGTGCAAGGTCTGTGTGTCCCATATGGCCTGAGATCAGGGAGAAAGAGAAGGTGCTCGGGAATAGCCTTGTTCTCACGCAATTTCATACTTTCGTGCAAGCATGGAGTTGGTCAGCGGCCGAAACTCGAGTGAGTGGATGGGAAAGAAGTCGTTGGTGAACAGAGGGAACGTGGAGGGAACATTCGGCCCGACTGGTCTTGGCAGACGAACGATCTTGTGTCCAACACAACTCCACGCAACGCATCGTGCTTCTCTATGCAACGGGGACTGTAGCCAAAAGAGTGGAGAAGATAGCATGGCCAGCTGAGCACGTCAAATATAAACGACACCACGCACAGCGGTACAGTGCCCATTTCATCCTCCCAACACACCTCCCCTCCATCACCTCGATCCCTCTACATCAGGCTCAGTCAGACACACCACTTCCCTTCTCCTTCAACCCCATCCCCGCTCTCAGCCGCCCACAAACCGCATCGTGCTCCATCTGCTCCTATCATATCCTCGATCTCAGTCCCTGCCAGCCTCATGCTATGCGTGAGAGCTTTCAACGGGCGGCCACGATGACCTGACTTCTAGGGTCCTGCTTCGTGCTGGGTCTCTTGGCACACACAGCCATGACGAGCTCCTACGACTTGACGCTTTCTCAGTCCTTCACTTTCCGGGATCTGCTTGCCAATCATCTCTCGGGTGGTTCGAATAGGGTGCGCTGATTCTCCCCACGAGTGCCTGCAGCCCGTGGGTGTCGTGTTCCTTCAGACCTGTTCCACATTTGCTGCGTACGAGTGTTGATTTTCCTGGCGGACGCCATGGTCAGAACCAGCGCTATAGCGTTGTCCTTTGTGTCGATGCACACTCTTTCTCACAGTGGGGAGCAGATCGAGCTCTGGTCGGGGAACCAGGCAAGGATGAGCCACGGTTGGCATTCAACTACCACTATGTTACGGAAGAAGTCTCAAGGAACCACAGATGCAGTTATCACAAGCTGCCCACGGCTTCCTGAGGACTCGAACGAGTGAGAGGTGCAGAGATGAAGTGACTTGCCTCGATGCATACAGTATGCTGCGGAGAAGTCAGTACTTACACAATCCACAGCCTCCTGCTCTCTCGGAGAACTGCTCTGTTTTGACCATTTCGTAGTAGACAGCGTGGACCAGACTCTGCGAGACTAGTCCTTGACTTTTGATCCTTCCTTAGATCAGCGATTGAGTAGACTACATGCCATACTGGACGCTCATGTGTCCACTTCCTGCTATCGTAATCGTACATGGGGTATTCCTTACACTCCCGAACTCCTCGCTTGATGTTATTTTGATGCCGAACACCCACAAATGCTGAAATGCCGACCATCACTTCCCAAACCGATAAGGTGCTGCATTCAAGATCAGTCTTCCAACCCTTGATGCTTCTTATCATTCACCGTCACGGCCATCTTCTTACCGATCTCATAACTCGAGATCATGATGGCGCAAGCCGGCGCGACCTTCAAACATCGGGCTGCCCAGCCTTTGAAGAGTCCAGATGTGCCTTGGGTCTTGTAGATGTGCCAAAGAAAGCGTGGCATTGTTCGTCCTTCTGGCAGGTTCCGTCTCTTCTCTGCGGACATGGTCGAGTTGATGACAGTCTGCTGCCGGGTCTTGCCGACATCGAATGGTGTTGTGACAAGCGCTGCGACACCTCCTGCTCCAGCTCCAGCGATGAAAGAGTCCAGCAGTAATTGGTAGTGGGATCCGTCCTTGCCAGAGAAGACTGCGCTGTGTGCCCGGTTCTGGTCCAATCGCTTGCGTCCCCATTCATAACCCCACCAGTACAAGGCTGAGAATGGTACATCTCTCCAGAGTGTAAGGCTCAAGCCGCGCCACAACGAGGCGTATCCCTGTGATGAAACCATCTCTTGCAGACCAGACATTGTCGCGCGCATGACATTCTTTTCCGACGACTGTGTCGCTTGCATCCTCGTCCTCAACATCTCAATCGGACTGACAGCAATGGCTGCCAGCACTCTTGCTACACTTCCTGCCACCAACGGCGCATACGCATCACTAACATGATCCTTCATCGGACTCCTCTGACTATGCCTCAGCCAATCGTATCCAGCAAAGTATATGACGTTTGCGGGTATGCTCATCAGCAGGGTCGGGCTGAGTCCTCGCCATAGTGTGCAGATGCCTTCGTTTCTAGCGATCTTCCGGATCCCATCGAGGGTGGAGTTGAATGTCTTGCGTTGAGTCTCTTCTGCCGCACAGTCAGAGATGACCCTTTCATCGATGACTGCAGGTGAAGCAACGCAGAATTGTGACTGGTTTTGCACCCAGAAGACCTCGCGACAACAGGCAGTGACACCGAGATTGGGAGGCAATTGGACGAAGGCAGGTAATCGTGCAGAGGGGGACGGACTTGGGGAGGAGGATTGTAGTCGTACGCGGACGACGTCTAGGGGTGTTACTGTGAAGCGTTAGCTGAAGGCCTACGAGACATTGCGGGCTTGACCATACCAAGCAATGAGGTCAAGATGCTGCCGGTCACAGCAGACAACATTTTCTGGGCAGCCGAGGTCTCATCGTCCTTTGCTGTCCGCGCAGTGTTGGGCGGCATTGTGAGGTGGAGGGTGTTTGTATCAGACTGTCCCTCGCCATCAGCTGACAGTATTCTGTCGTGGTCCTGGCCTTGTGTGTGTACTGTCGCCATCTCGTTCAATGGTCGACGTCGTCCCGCGCTGGTGGCTCCACCGCGCTCAGTGGCGCGAAGAGCTGTCCTTCTTTGTCTCCAGCTGGGTGATGATGAAATCTGATGGCGAGGGTCGGGCTGAAGATGGAGAATCGCGGTCAAGGCCAGCAGAGAATGATTGAATGCGTGAAAGGAGCGAGTTGGATGTTTCTCTGTGGAATGATGATTCGATCACCTTGATGCCAAACTTAATCTATGCACTACCGGCCGATGCTAGCCGATCGCGTGTCCGACGTCGCTTTGACTTTGCCCTGACGCATCCCGGCCTCGCTTGTTTCCGCCGTGGTGTCCTAAGGCAGTCACCGAGGTTCCTCTGAGTGCATCCCATCAACATAAACATCGCCACTGCACTTCATCCACGTCTCACCTTCCCCCCACGAATTCATCCCACGATGAGCAACTCAGATCAGCCGTCAGACATGTCCCATCCCGCACCGGAGACAGAAGCCGAGCTCGAAGCCTTCCGACAGCGATGGCGGGAAGAGGTGTCAGCCAGGAACAGACTGGCGAACGAACCGCTGTCAACACGACTCGCATATCAGAAGCTGGACCGAGCAAGAGGAGCGCCTGCACCGGCACATGCGACGGCGACTGCGGGTCCGTCGAAATCCCGCAACTTCAACCAAGACTTCGAACCCAAGGCATACCATGATCTGCCGGACAAAGAAGAGCAGCTTCAGCTTGGTGGCCATGGACGAACCCACGATAGAGACGCATACCGTGAGCCAAGCTCTGCCCTGGAGCACTATGAACGTGCTGTAGAGAAGGAGACCCAGGGCAATCTGTCCGAGAGCATGCGGCATTACCGCAAAGCGTTCAAAGTAGGCTTCACAGTGCTTCCCCCATAGTGATGTCCATGCTGAGG includes the following:
- a CDS encoding Mitochondrial carrier protein MTM1, whose product is MATVHTQGQDHDRILSADGEGQSDTNTLHLTMPPNTARTAKDDETSAAQKMLSAVTGSILTSLLVTPLDVVRVRLQSSSPSPSPSARLPAFVQLPPNLGVTACCREVFWVQNQSQFCVASPAVIDERVISDCAAEETQRKTFNSTLDGIRKIARNEGICTLWRGLSPTLLMSIPANVIYFAGYDWLRHSQRSPMKDHVSDAYAPLVAGSVARVLAAIAVSPIEMLRTRMQATQSSEKNVMRATMSGLQEMVSSQGYASLWRGLSLTLWRDVPFSALYWWGYEWGRKRLDQNRAHSAVFSGKDGSHYQLLLDSFIAGAGAGGVAALVTTPFDVGKTRQQTVINSTMSAEKRRNLPEGRTMPRFLWHIYKTQGTSGLFKGWAARCLKVAPACAIMISSYEIGKKMAVTVNDKKHQGLED